A portion of the Corynebacterium jeikeium genome contains these proteins:
- the bioD gene encoding ATP-dependent dethiobiotin synthetase BioD: MSIVLVTGTGTDIGKTIGTAALAAALREEGKEVHVVKPIQTGFPGPNGGDLDTVAELTGIDNLHGFERYPEPMAPVAAAQRAGMRLPNATEIAEKIKLIDGPNRVVLVEGAGGLLVRLGEDWALPELAGLLPGSQMVVVTRLDLGCLNEAELTVEVARGRGVNVTALVGGSLPAEVDPIIETNLEELPRITGVPLLGSVQAGAGALDRQEFVAKATQWLPGVREWAATL; the protein is encoded by the coding sequence ATGAGCATCGTCCTTGTCACCGGCACCGGTACCGATATTGGAAAGACCATCGGCACGGCAGCCCTGGCGGCGGCACTTCGCGAGGAGGGAAAGGAGGTGCACGTCGTCAAGCCAATTCAGACCGGTTTTCCGGGCCCAAATGGCGGTGATTTGGACACTGTCGCGGAGCTGACGGGGATTGACAACCTGCATGGCTTCGAGCGTTACCCCGAGCCGATGGCGCCGGTGGCGGCGGCGCAGCGCGCGGGAATGCGCCTGCCGAACGCCACGGAGATCGCGGAGAAGATCAAGCTTATCGACGGGCCGAACCGCGTTGTCCTCGTGGAGGGCGCGGGCGGCTTGCTGGTGCGACTCGGCGAGGACTGGGCGCTGCCGGAGCTGGCGGGGTTGTTGCCGGGTAGTCAGATGGTGGTCGTGACGCGGTTGGACCTGGGGTGCCTGAACGAGGCGGAGCTCACCGTCGAGGTGGCGCGGGGCCGTGGGGTCAATGTCACGGCGCTGGTGGGCGGTTCGTTGCCGGCGGAGGTCGACCCGATCATTGAGACGAACCTGGAGGAACTGCCGCGCATCACCGGGGTGCCGCTGCTGGGGTCGGTGCAGGCGGGAGCTGGCGCGCTGGACCGGCAGGAGTTTGTGGCGAAAGCTACGCAGTGGCTGCCGGGCGTGCGAGAGTGGGCCGCAACGCTGTAA
- a CDS encoding adenosylmethionine--8-amino-7-oxononanoate transaminase, with amino-acid sequence MANLAQFDADHIWHPYGPIPSPVAPKLVESAEGVNLHLADGRTLIDGMSSWWAACHGHSHPKLVAAAKKQATTMSHVMFGGLTHRPAIELAEKLLKLAGPGFDAIFYSDSGSVSVEVAIKMALQYQQAKGHPERTRLATWRGGYHGDTRAPMTVCDPQGGMHSLWTGQWTPQVFADKPPARGATEEERARYLAHFDSLIDDSVAGIIIEPVVQGAGGMRFHDHELLVGLRKLCDKHGILLIADEIATGFGRAGDLFTTQAAGIVPDIMCVGKALTGGFMSFAATLATADVARNISSGAGGGIMHGPTFMGNPLACAVACAQLDLIAEGQWREDVPRIESRLRNQLQPLASSDAVADVRVLGAIGVVEMQRPVDMGLATAAAVDAGVWLRPFGKLVYTMPPYISTNDEVDRICEAIAAIVAAEEERK; translated from the coding sequence ATCGCCAACCTCGCCCAATTCGATGCCGACCACATCTGGCACCCATACGGCCCCATCCCGTCGCCGGTTGCGCCCAAGCTGGTCGAGTCCGCCGAGGGCGTCAACCTCCACCTCGCCGACGGCCGCACCCTCATCGACGGCATGAGCAGCTGGTGGGCCGCCTGTCACGGCCACTCGCACCCGAAGCTGGTCGCAGCCGCGAAGAAGCAGGCCACCACGATGTCGCATGTCATGTTCGGCGGACTCACACACCGTCCGGCCATCGAACTGGCGGAGAAGCTCCTAAAGCTCGCAGGCCCCGGCTTCGATGCCATTTTTTACTCCGACTCGGGTTCGGTCTCCGTCGAGGTGGCGATCAAAATGGCGTTGCAGTATCAGCAGGCCAAAGGCCATCCCGAGCGCACCCGACTGGCCACGTGGCGCGGCGGCTATCACGGCGACACTCGCGCACCCATGACTGTCTGCGACCCCCAGGGCGGCATGCATTCGCTGTGGACGGGGCAGTGGACTCCGCAGGTCTTCGCCGACAAACCGCCCGCCCGCGGCGCAACCGAAGAGGAACGCGCACGCTATCTCGCGCACTTCGATTCGCTTATCGACGACTCCGTCGCCGGCATCATCATTGAGCCGGTAGTCCAAGGCGCTGGTGGCATGCGGTTCCATGACCACGAGCTGCTTGTGGGGCTCCGGAAGCTGTGTGACAAGCACGGCATTCTCCTTATTGCGGATGAGATCGCCACCGGCTTCGGCCGAGCTGGCGACCTGTTCACGACGCAGGCGGCCGGGATTGTGCCGGATATTATGTGTGTCGGCAAGGCGCTGACCGGCGGCTTTATGAGCTTCGCAGCCACCCTCGCCACCGCCGACGTGGCTCGCAACATTTCCAGTGGCGCAGGCGGAGGCATCATGCACGGCCCGACCTTCATGGGCAACCCGTTGGCCTGTGCCGTGGCCTGCGCGCAGCTCGACCTGATTGCAGAGGGGCAGTGGCGTGAGGATGTCCCGCGCATCGAGTCCCGACTCCGCAACCAGCTCCAGCCCCTAGCCAGCAGCGATGCCGTGGCCGATGTGCGGGTTCTTGGCGCAATCGGGGTCGTGGAGATGCAGCGCCCCGTGGACATGGGTCTGGCCACTGCAGCGGCTGTCGATGCCGGGGTGTGGCTGCGGCCATTCGGCAAATTGGTGTACACCATGCCGCCGTACATCAGCACCAATGACGAGGTCGACCGTATCTGCGAGGCCATCGCCGCCATCGTCGCCGCCGAGGAAGAACGCAAGTAG
- the scpB gene encoding SMC-Scp complex subunit ScpB — protein MPPIDPLRAGVESILLVVDTPVAAEDMARALDVSASDVRDVLREIEYEYRARRSGIELRETDEGWRFYTAPAHASAVERFLLDGSQSKLSRAAMETLAVVAYRQPATRAQVSGVRGVNVDGVMRTLVARGLIAESGEDPATGAHLYVTTTLFLELLGIDSLDQLPDLAPLLPEVDLIDEPLD, from the coding sequence TTGCCGCCCATTGACCCGTTGCGAGCAGGCGTTGAGTCGATTCTGCTGGTAGTCGATACGCCGGTGGCGGCGGAGGATATGGCGCGGGCGCTGGATGTTTCCGCAAGTGATGTCCGTGACGTGCTTCGCGAGATCGAGTACGAATACCGTGCACGTCGCAGCGGCATTGAGCTGCGTGAAACGGATGAGGGCTGGCGCTTCTACACGGCTCCCGCGCACGCCAGCGCGGTGGAGCGATTCTTGCTGGATGGCTCGCAGTCGAAGCTCTCACGTGCAGCTATGGAGACGCTGGCAGTGGTGGCTTACCGACAGCCGGCCACGCGTGCGCAGGTCTCCGGTGTACGCGGTGTCAATGTCGATGGGGTGATGCGCACGCTGGTCGCGCGCGGTCTGATTGCGGAGTCCGGAGAGGACCCGGCAACCGGCGCGCATTTGTACGTTACGACGACGCTGTTCCTGGAGCTTTTGGGGATTGATTCGCTGGACCAGCTGCCTGATTTGGCTCCGCTGCTGCCTGAAGTCGACTTGATCGACGAGCCGTTGGACTAG
- a CDS encoding segregation/condensation protein A — MQEEITGFRVALANFNGPFDLLLQLISSKKMDVTEVALAAVTDEFISYTRSLDAVSDLDEITEFLVVAATLLDLKTARLLPRGDVDSEEDLELLEARDLLFARLLQYQAYGKVADQFEEWQKTAPRRYPRAVGPDKQFEELLPPVRLGMTLGEFAEFAAVVMRPKPPEEVGVGHIHGVPVSVPEQAGKILDSLRLAGEGTWLTFTQLTSECRVSMEVVGRFLALLELYRAKAIGVEQEEALEEIHVAWTGLDVDPAVVAAANWE, encoded by the coding sequence GTGCAGGAAGAGATCACCGGCTTCCGCGTCGCGCTCGCGAACTTCAACGGGCCCTTCGACCTGCTGCTGCAGCTCATCAGCAGCAAAAAGATGGACGTCACCGAGGTCGCGCTGGCGGCGGTGACGGACGAGTTCATCTCGTACACGCGCAGCCTCGACGCAGTCAGCGATCTCGACGAAATCACCGAATTCCTCGTCGTGGCAGCGACGCTGCTCGACCTCAAGACCGCACGACTTCTGCCGCGTGGCGACGTCGACAGCGAAGAAGACCTCGAACTGCTAGAAGCACGCGACCTGCTGTTCGCCCGACTGCTGCAATACCAGGCGTATGGCAAGGTAGCCGACCAATTCGAGGAGTGGCAGAAGACCGCGCCGCGGCGCTATCCGCGAGCTGTGGGGCCGGACAAGCAGTTCGAGGAGCTGCTGCCGCCCGTGCGCCTGGGCATGACGCTTGGGGAGTTCGCCGAGTTTGCGGCCGTCGTGATGCGGCCGAAGCCGCCGGAGGAAGTCGGCGTCGGGCACATCCACGGTGTGCCCGTGTCCGTACCGGAGCAGGCGGGCAAAATTCTGGACTCGCTGCGGCTGGCCGGCGAGGGGACCTGGTTGACGTTTACGCAGCTGACCTCGGAGTGCCGCGTGTCCATGGAGGTTGTCGGGCGGTTCCTGGCGCTGCTGGAGCTCTACCGAGCCAAGGCGATCGGTGTGGAGCAGGAGGAGGCGCTGGAGGAAATCCACGTGGCCTGGACCGGGCTGGACGTGGACCCGGCCGTCGTGGCGGCGGCGAACTGGGAGTAG
- a CDS encoding ParA family protein, which produces MAEEGLFEADRVELGLTGRPARELPEPAPLTSHGPAVILAMCNQKGGVGKTTSTINLGAALAEFGRKVLLVDLDPQGALSAGLGVPHEELDLTVYNLIVDDTTDVRDAIHHTKVSGLDLVPANIDLSAAEIQLVNEVGREQALGRALRPVMNDYDFIIIDCQPSLGLLTVNALTISEGVIIPMVAEYFSLRGLALLTDTVAKVRDRLNFNLEVSGILVTMFDRRTRHAKEVMERLIEVFGDKVFDTVITRTVRFPETSVAGEPITTWAPNTPAAAQYRNLAREVIERKGRK; this is translated from the coding sequence GTGGCTGAAGAAGGGTTGTTTGAGGCCGATCGAGTTGAACTCGGTCTCACCGGTCGCCCGGCACGTGAGCTGCCGGAACCCGCACCCCTGACCAGTCACGGCCCCGCGGTCATCCTGGCAATGTGTAACCAGAAGGGCGGCGTGGGGAAGACCACCTCGACCATCAACCTGGGCGCGGCACTGGCGGAGTTTGGCCGTAAAGTCCTGCTCGTTGACTTGGACCCGCAAGGCGCACTATCCGCCGGTCTCGGTGTTCCCCATGAGGAACTTGACCTGACCGTCTACAACCTCATCGTCGACGACACCACCGATGTCCGCGACGCCATCCACCACACCAAGGTTTCCGGCCTGGATCTCGTCCCGGCCAACATCGACCTGTCGGCGGCGGAAATCCAGCTTGTCAACGAAGTCGGCCGCGAACAGGCCTTGGGGCGCGCACTGCGCCCAGTGATGAATGACTACGACTTCATCATCATTGACTGCCAGCCGTCGCTAGGCCTGCTGACCGTCAATGCGCTGACCATCTCCGAGGGCGTCATCATCCCAATGGTGGCGGAGTACTTCTCCCTGCGCGGTCTGGCACTGCTCACCGACACGGTGGCCAAGGTCCGCGACCGCCTGAACTTCAACCTGGAAGTCTCCGGCATTTTGGTCACCATGTTCGACCGCCGCACGCGCCACGCCAAGGAAGTCATGGAACGCCTCATCGAGGTCTTCGGTGACAAGGTCTTCGACACGGTCATCACCCGTACCGTCCGCTTCCCGGAAACCTCCGTCGCCGGCGAGCCCATCACCACCTGGGCACCGAACACCCCAGCTGCGGCGCAGTACCGCAACCTGGCCCGCGAGGTCATCGAGCGCAAAGGCCGCAAATAA
- a CDS encoding site-specific tyrosine recombinase XerD, with the protein MSSIDPLVDAFVTYLAVEKGLSANTLASYKRDLEKYRTYLREIGRTELAQVTEQDVSEFLAYLARGDKSAGRPALAPTSVTRSLSAVRSFHKFAVGEGALDADVAKRVAPPKQPSRYPKALSIDEVTRLIESIPDDETADVTDLRNRALVEFLYSTGARVSEVTGLDIDDVDRETNLVLLRGKGGKERIVPVGSPAMAALDAWLTRGRPSWVRANSGPALFINSLGRRLSRQSAGNTLAELGERAGLSVKISPHTLRHSFGTHLIEGGADVRVVQELLGHASVTTTQIYTMITAENMRRVWAGAHPRAEYSR; encoded by the coding sequence ATGAGTTCGATCGATCCGCTTGTCGACGCCTTCGTCACCTACCTCGCGGTGGAAAAGGGGCTGTCGGCGAATACGCTCGCCAGTTATAAGCGCGACTTGGAGAAGTACCGCACCTATCTGCGGGAGATTGGGCGTACGGAATTGGCGCAGGTCACCGAGCAGGATGTGTCAGAGTTCCTGGCGTATCTGGCGCGGGGAGATAAGTCGGCGGGAAGGCCAGCGCTGGCCCCGACCTCGGTGACGCGGTCGCTGTCGGCCGTGCGGAGCTTCCACAAGTTCGCGGTGGGTGAAGGCGCGTTGGATGCGGATGTCGCCAAGCGGGTGGCGCCGCCGAAGCAGCCCTCGCGGTATCCGAAGGCGCTCAGCATTGATGAGGTCACCCGGCTTATCGAGTCCATCCCCGACGATGAGACCGCCGACGTGACGGATTTGCGCAACCGAGCGCTGGTGGAGTTTCTGTACTCGACAGGTGCGCGCGTTTCCGAGGTCACCGGCCTGGATATCGATGACGTGGACCGCGAAACCAACCTCGTGCTGCTGCGTGGCAAGGGCGGCAAGGAACGCATCGTGCCCGTGGGATCGCCGGCCATGGCGGCGCTGGATGCGTGGCTGACACGCGGGCGGCCGAGCTGGGTGCGGGCGAACTCCGGGCCGGCGCTGTTTATTAACTCGCTGGGGCGCAGGCTGTCTCGGCAGTCGGCGGGAAATACGCTGGCGGAGCTAGGCGAGCGCGCCGGGCTGAGCGTGAAAATCTCCCCGCACACCCTGCGCCACAGTTTCGGCACACACCTCATTGAGGGCGGTGCCGATGTGCGCGTGGTCCAAGAGCTGCTGGGGCACGCCTCGGTGACGACGACCCAGATCTACACCATGATTACCGCGGAGAATATGCGACGAGTCTGGGCGGGGGCTCACCCACGGGCTGAATACTCGCGGTAA